A portion of the Candidatus Nanopelagicales bacterium genome contains these proteins:
- a CDS encoding rod shape-determining protein: protein MGDRGGGLIRLSVAVLGRDLAVDLGTANTLVYVRGRGVVLDEPSVVAIDTKSGALIAAGSRAKDMVGRTPAEVSVIRPLSDGVIADFEATEDMLRYFIQRAHAKRALAKPRVVVCVPSGITGVERRAVEDAGYAAGARKVFLIEEPMAAAIGAGLPVYEAAGSMVVDIGGGTTEVAVISLGGVVTSLSVRIGGDVLDDALVQYAKKEYSLLLGERTAERIKVTIGSAYPAPDEPDAEIRGRDLVSGLPRTVVVTAAEVREALDEPVTGIVDAVRTALDRTPPELAGDVMDRGIMLTGGGALLRGMAERLEHETRMPVRVAEGPLRCVAYGAGRCVEDFAALEPVLAARPRR from the coding sequence GTGGGCGATCGTGGGGGTGGCTTGATTCGGCTGAGCGTCGCTGTTCTGGGTCGAGATCTCGCGGTCGACCTTGGAACGGCCAACACGTTGGTGTATGTGCGCGGGCGTGGTGTTGTGCTGGACGAACCGAGCGTCGTGGCTATCGACACCAAATCTGGAGCGCTGATCGCCGCCGGTTCGCGAGCCAAGGACATGGTTGGCCGCACACCCGCTGAGGTCTCGGTCATACGCCCACTCTCCGATGGTGTCATCGCCGATTTCGAGGCGACCGAAGACATGCTGCGCTACTTCATCCAGCGCGCTCACGCCAAGCGTGCTTTGGCCAAGCCCAGGGTTGTCGTGTGTGTGCCCTCCGGTATCACTGGAGTGGAACGGCGCGCGGTCGAGGACGCTGGATACGCGGCCGGGGCACGCAAGGTGTTCCTGATCGAGGAACCGATGGCGGCGGCCATCGGAGCCGGCCTGCCCGTCTACGAGGCGGCCGGCAGCATGGTTGTGGACATCGGCGGCGGAACCACGGAAGTAGCGGTCATCTCCCTGGGCGGCGTCGTAACGAGTCTGTCCGTCCGGATCGGCGGCGACGTACTTGATGACGCGTTGGTGCAGTACGCGAAGAAGGAGTACTCGCTACTGCTTGGGGAGCGGACCGCGGAACGCATCAAAGTGACCATCGGCTCGGCCTACCCCGCACCCGACGAGCCAGACGCGGAAATTCGCGGTCGCGACCTCGTCAGTGGCCTGCCGAGGACCGTCGTAGTGACAGCCGCAGAGGTCCGTGAGGCGCTGGACGAGCCGGTGACAGGGATTGTGGACGCGGTGCGCACAGCACTCGACCGCACCCCGCCGGAGCTAGCGGGCGATGTGATGGACCGTGGAATCATGCTCACTGGCGGCGGGGCACTTCTGCGGGGAATGGCTGAGCGTTTGGAGCACGAGACCCGGATGCCGGTTCGGGTCGCTGAGGGCCCGCTTCGATGCGTCGCCTATGGAGCCGGACGGTGCGTCGAGGATTTCGCCGCCCTGGAACCGGTGCTCGCTGCCCGGCCACGGCGGTAG
- the mreD gene encoding rod shape-determining protein MreD, with product MTPAGWRILLATTAVLVAALVQTVVLSRLPLPGAVPDLTLVVLVGLAMAAGSSFGAYSGFGAGLLLDVLPPAAGTLGVTALALTLVGWLAGRVRDPRGLAPAETAALVAGLSVLAVTIESGLAWLMGHGIGSFGYWALTLVTGAVYSVLLGVAVIPAITATFRRLTPAGAPRRARRASLPGA from the coding sequence ATGACTCCCGCTGGGTGGCGGATCCTGCTGGCCACGACAGCCGTACTGGTGGCGGCACTTGTTCAGACCGTGGTGCTGAGCCGGTTGCCGCTTCCGGGGGCCGTGCCGGACCTGACCCTCGTCGTCTTGGTTGGGCTGGCGATGGCCGCGGGCTCGTCGTTTGGTGCCTACTCGGGGTTCGGCGCGGGGCTACTGCTGGACGTACTGCCTCCGGCCGCCGGAACCCTTGGAGTGACCGCGCTGGCGCTGACACTCGTTGGGTGGCTCGCCGGCCGGGTGCGTGATCCGCGGGGGTTGGCGCCAGCGGAGACGGCTGCCCTGGTCGCTGGACTGAGCGTGCTCGCGGTCACGATCGAGTCAGGGCTGGCCTGGCTGATGGGACATGGGATTGGGAGCTTCGGCTACTGGGCTCTTACGTTGGTGACCGGCGCGGTCTACAGCGTGCTCCTGGGGGTGGCCGTGATCCCTGCGATCACCGCGACATTCCGGCGGCTGACACCGGCTGGCGCACCGCGCCGCGCCAGGCGCGCGTCGTTGCCGGGGGCATGA
- the mreC gene encoding rod shape-determining protein MreC, translating into MPVVLILALVAVTLMMVDVRQGPTVLLRSIGQAIGGPLQAWSDSALGPLREGPLPVADTGDLAGTVEDLRARNDELERERDHLLDRLSQQRQTDELARWNVADRQARFARVVAAAPSSSLGSTVTLDSGSADGIVVDLPVLSGSGLVGRVIAVGPSTSTVRLIDDLASEVGARFARSLETAVVAGSGNPDVLTARLVDPLADVAAGDQLDTIGSPGGSPYPPGIPLARVSEVSGPVGSTTRQILLAPVARLTALDVVAVLVPRADGAEAER; encoded by the coding sequence ATGCCAGTGGTTCTCATCCTGGCTCTGGTGGCAGTGACATTGATGATGGTGGACGTTCGGCAGGGCCCGACGGTGCTGTTGCGGTCGATCGGGCAGGCGATAGGCGGACCCCTGCAGGCATGGTCTGATTCGGCCCTGGGTCCGTTGCGCGAAGGGCCGCTACCGGTCGCGGACACGGGTGATCTCGCTGGAACCGTCGAGGACCTGCGGGCCCGCAATGACGAGCTCGAACGCGAGCGCGACCATCTGCTGGACAGGCTGTCGCAGCAGCGCCAGACGGATGAGCTGGCCCGCTGGAACGTTGCCGACCGCCAAGCGCGATTCGCCAGAGTCGTAGCCGCCGCGCCGTCCTCCTCCCTCGGGTCCACCGTGACGCTTGATAGCGGATCAGCGGACGGAATTGTCGTAGATCTGCCCGTCCTTTCGGGGTCAGGGCTGGTCGGCAGGGTCATAGCGGTCGGTCCGTCGACGAGTACCGTCCGCTTGATCGATGACCTGGCCAGCGAGGTCGGTGCTCGCTTCGCCCGCTCGCTGGAAACAGCGGTCGTTGCGGGATCGGGAAACCCGGACGTCCTGACCGCGAGGCTTGTCGATCCGCTCGCTGATGTCGCCGCCGGAGACCAACTCGACACGATCGGATCACCCGGAGGTAGTCCCTACCCGCCGGGCATCCCTCTCGCCCGCGTGAGCGAAGTCTCCGGACCGGTCGGCAGCACCACGCGGCAGATCCTGCTCGCCCCAGTGGCCCGGCTGACCGCGTTGGACGTTGTGGCAGTGCTTGTGCCACGCGCTGATGGAGCGGAGGCCGAGCGATGA